The following coding sequences lie in one Alicyclobacillus curvatus genomic window:
- the spoVT gene encoding stage V sporulation protein T, which translates to MKATGIVRRIDDLGRVVIPKEIRRTLRIREGDPLEIFVDRDGEVILKKYSPIGELGDFAKEYAESLADATGHIAIITDRDVMIAVAGASKKEFLEKPISDDIEQAMEERKTVVNATHGEYAVVRDRSETFSSRVIAPIIAAGDPIGSVILLSREDNIKMGELETKLCETAAGFLAKQMEQ; encoded by the coding sequence TTGAAAGCTACAGGCATCGTACGGAGGATTGATGATCTCGGTCGTGTTGTCATTCCGAAAGAAATTCGACGAACGCTGCGCATACGTGAAGGAGACCCTCTCGAAATCTTTGTCGATCGCGATGGAGAAGTCATTCTGAAAAAGTATTCACCGATTGGCGAACTGGGTGACTTCGCGAAGGAGTACGCTGAATCCTTGGCTGACGCTACGGGGCATATTGCAATCATTACGGACAGAGACGTCATGATAGCAGTTGCGGGCGCATCCAAGAAGGAGTTTTTGGAGAAACCTATCAGCGATGACATTGAGCAGGCAATGGAGGAGCGCAAAACTGTGGTGAACGCCACCCATGGTGAATATGCGGTCGTACGAGACCGCTCCGAAACATTCAGCTCCCGTGTCATTGCGCCGATTATCGCAGCGGGTGATCCCATCGGATCGGTCATCCTGCTTTCCAGGGAAGACAACATCAAGATGGGTGAACTGGAGACAAAATTGTGTGAGACTGCAGCAGGATTCCTGGCAAAACAGATGGAGCAGTAA
- a CDS encoding peptidylprolyl isomerase, whose product MRSKMIQVTAVLALGSALVAGCGVSNQAASGATNNATTGAAGNTASTAATTNSAQTATIPPLPKYSGPIVATYAGGQLTKQEFDHEYNVQVVLPGISAQESKKAFLSYYITWYKYIYHKAAAEPGFKVDAASANQAAAQQLQQLVAQQYQSQAALDTKMKSLGVTSADMVLLAAKGQALQNYVSNQMKSVVVTDAAAQKYYNQNKAGMVQVTVDQILVSDLKTAQEVETKWKSGANFQQLVSQYSKDPGAAQNHGTYANDLAIQFVAPFAKACETLPIGTISNPIQTQYGYHVIRVDKRQPQTFAQVKSVIEQQLLLPQLQNQKEQDIYNAAQSAAHIKQTVADAGL is encoded by the coding sequence TTGCGAAGTAAGATGATTCAAGTAACAGCCGTGCTTGCTCTCGGCTCGGCCCTCGTTGCCGGGTGTGGCGTATCCAACCAGGCGGCGTCAGGTGCCACAAATAATGCGACAACGGGTGCAGCCGGAAACACTGCTTCAACTGCCGCGACGACAAATTCAGCCCAGACGGCGACCATTCCGCCCCTACCAAAGTACAGCGGTCCGATTGTTGCGACCTACGCTGGCGGTCAGCTCACGAAACAGGAGTTTGACCACGAGTACAACGTGCAGGTAGTGCTGCCTGGAATTAGTGCACAGGAGTCGAAGAAGGCGTTTTTAAGCTATTACATCACTTGGTACAAGTACATCTACCACAAGGCTGCTGCGGAGCCTGGATTTAAGGTGGACGCTGCGTCTGCGAATCAGGCAGCAGCTCAACAGTTGCAACAACTGGTCGCGCAGCAGTACCAGTCTCAGGCAGCCCTGGACACGAAGATGAAATCTCTCGGGGTAACCAGCGCTGACATGGTTCTGTTAGCAGCGAAGGGACAAGCCTTGCAGAATTATGTAAGCAACCAGATGAAGAGCGTCGTTGTGACTGATGCGGCAGCACAGAAGTACTACAACCAAAACAAAGCTGGCATGGTGCAGGTGACCGTTGACCAAATTTTGGTTTCCGACTTAAAAACCGCTCAGGAAGTCGAGACGAAATGGAAATCCGGAGCGAATTTCCAGCAACTTGTCTCCCAGTATTCCAAAGACCCTGGGGCTGCACAGAATCACGGCACCTATGCGAACGACCTCGCCATACAATTCGTTGCGCCGTTTGCCAAGGCATGTGAAACGCTCCCGATTGGCACAATCAGCAATCCGATTCAGACCCAGTATGGGTATCATGTCATTCGCGTGGACAAGCGTCAGCCTCAGACTTTTGCGCAGGTAAAGAGTGTTATCGAGCAGCAGCTGTTGTTGCCGCAACTGCAGAACCAAAAAGAACAAGACATCTACAACGCGGCACAAAGTGCCGCACACATCAAGCAGACGGTTGCGGACGCGGGCCTCTAG
- the mfd gene encoding transcription-repair coupling factor yields MSDGELRRAMTSLRSGGHSGLVTGLSGSARHLYYAAAHMMRKSQNPGGVTLVVTHSASEAQQVAEDLQEFLPDEKILLYPERELAIADVMAYSRDVTSERLQVLEYLSRPHQGGVVVATINSAVQPVMKRQLFKGLIRAYALGDEVSLEKEIEWMVKAGYERVDLVENWGQFSVRGGILDVYPLTSAHPIRIELFDTEVDSIRAFDAATQRSLDKRKTAQIGPAFDFLIPAARMEAVAEHLAEHLETRVRTVTDLEVRDRLQSVVGSDIRKFSSGMPFFGQLRYTDLLKDHVDTVMDYISDNGLLILDEPTRLLERQRGIEKEVREWISTALLRGELIAGALSEPAFQILWDHKGYAAIEFTVFARAAGAGRYAFVVNVTAKSMQQFHGQMNVLKTEMQRWAHSQTRVILLAATEERQDRLERVLADYRMESTRGQVPEQGGMPVLRVGTLSSGFELPMARLAVILDTEIFSSQKKGRRVRAEMSDAERIRSYQELNTGDYVVHVNHGIGKYLGIRTLEVDGRHKDYLHLQYAGADSLYVPVEQIDQVQRYIGSDDKEPKVYHLGGNDWNRVKQKVSKSVRDIAEDLVKLYAARQSTPGFAYAEDTPWQKDFEAMFPYEETPDQVRAIDEIKKDMEQSRPMDRLLCGDVGYGKTEVALRGAFKVVMDGKQVAVLVPTTILAHQHYETFKERFAGFPVTVEVLSRFKGRKESTAIVKGLKDGSVDVVIGTHRLLNKTIQFKDLGLLIVDEEQRFGVTHKERIKQIRTNVDCLTLTATPIPRTLHMSLLGVRDLSVIETPPENRFPVQTYVVEHNDGLMREALERELNRGGQVYYLYNQVQSIRSMADRLAKLVPDARIAVAHGQMPEEELERVMLDFLEGEIDVLVTTTIIETGLDIPNVNTLLVHDADRLGLAQLYQLRGRVGRSNRIAYAYFTYQRDKVLTEVAEKRLQAIKEFTELGSGFKIAMRDLAIRGAGNLLGAEQHGFIHSVGFDLYNDMLADAVKEIRGEQEKAAPEPSIDLALEAYLPDDFISNPAQKIAMYKKLKFVRSPEAAADVEEELEDRYGEMPEPVLNLLDVTRMKSYAMRYGIESIANHGAETVVRVRASMTSNLNHGVLFGIVLQHKGEYRKRTDGTVQITFRTKGLSDRELCRMLVRFLEAFGDALNTKQGVEQLAK; encoded by the coding sequence ATGTCCGATGGAGAGTTGCGGCGGGCGATGACCTCCCTGCGCAGCGGGGGACACAGCGGGTTAGTCACAGGTCTCAGCGGCAGCGCGAGGCATCTTTACTACGCCGCCGCACACATGATGCGTAAGTCGCAGAATCCAGGCGGTGTCACACTAGTGGTGACGCATTCCGCGAGTGAAGCCCAGCAAGTAGCAGAGGACTTGCAAGAATTTCTCCCGGACGAAAAAATCCTGCTTTACCCGGAACGTGAGTTGGCCATCGCGGACGTGATGGCCTATAGCCGCGATGTCACGTCCGAGCGGCTGCAGGTTCTGGAATACCTGTCTCGTCCCCATCAAGGCGGCGTTGTCGTCGCCACCATCAACTCGGCTGTGCAACCGGTGATGAAACGGCAATTATTCAAAGGACTCATTCGGGCGTATGCCCTTGGAGATGAAGTGTCGCTCGAGAAAGAAATTGAATGGATGGTCAAGGCCGGATATGAACGGGTCGACCTCGTCGAGAACTGGGGACAGTTTTCTGTCCGCGGTGGCATTCTCGACGTCTATCCGCTTACGTCCGCGCACCCGATTCGAATTGAATTGTTTGACACCGAAGTGGATTCCATTCGTGCGTTTGACGCTGCGACACAGCGGTCACTCGATAAGCGAAAGACAGCACAAATCGGTCCTGCCTTTGATTTTCTGATTCCGGCCGCAAGGATGGAAGCTGTTGCAGAGCACTTGGCCGAGCATCTCGAAACCCGTGTTCGTACGGTGACTGACTTAGAGGTTAGAGATAGATTGCAAAGCGTAGTTGGTTCAGATATCCGAAAATTCTCATCAGGAATGCCGTTTTTCGGTCAGTTGCGCTACACCGATTTATTGAAGGATCACGTGGACACCGTGATGGACTATATATCGGACAACGGTCTGTTGATTTTGGACGAACCTACAAGGCTCCTGGAACGGCAGCGCGGTATCGAAAAAGAAGTCCGCGAATGGATTTCGACTGCCTTGTTGCGTGGAGAACTGATTGCAGGCGCTTTGTCAGAACCGGCGTTTCAAATCCTCTGGGACCACAAAGGCTACGCAGCCATCGAGTTTACTGTATTCGCCCGTGCAGCAGGCGCAGGCCGCTACGCCTTTGTCGTGAATGTAACAGCCAAGTCGATGCAGCAATTTCACGGCCAGATGAATGTACTTAAGACAGAAATGCAACGGTGGGCGCACAGCCAGACACGGGTCATTTTGCTGGCGGCGACAGAAGAGCGACAAGACCGGTTAGAACGAGTACTTGCCGATTATCGTATGGAGTCGACACGAGGCCAGGTTCCTGAGCAAGGGGGCATGCCTGTTTTGCGCGTCGGTACACTCAGTTCCGGCTTTGAGTTGCCGATGGCAAGGCTCGCAGTCATTCTCGATACAGAAATCTTCTCCTCGCAGAAAAAGGGCCGGCGAGTTCGGGCCGAGATGTCTGACGCAGAAAGAATCCGCAGTTACCAAGAACTGAACACCGGTGATTACGTTGTTCATGTGAACCATGGCATCGGTAAATACCTCGGCATTCGCACTCTCGAAGTAGATGGCCGCCATAAAGACTACCTTCATCTCCAATACGCGGGGGCGGATAGTCTCTACGTTCCCGTCGAGCAGATCGATCAGGTGCAGCGATACATCGGGTCGGACGACAAGGAACCTAAGGTCTATCACCTCGGGGGCAACGATTGGAACAGGGTGAAACAGAAGGTCTCCAAGTCGGTTAGAGATATTGCAGAGGACCTCGTGAAATTGTACGCGGCGCGGCAATCGACACCTGGGTTCGCGTACGCAGAAGATACACCTTGGCAGAAGGACTTTGAGGCGATGTTCCCGTACGAAGAGACCCCTGACCAGGTTCGCGCTATTGACGAAATCAAGAAAGACATGGAACAATCCAGACCCATGGATAGACTGTTGTGCGGCGACGTCGGCTACGGGAAAACCGAGGTCGCACTGCGGGGCGCCTTCAAGGTCGTGATGGACGGAAAACAAGTCGCCGTGCTGGTGCCGACAACGATTCTGGCGCACCAACACTATGAAACCTTTAAAGAGCGTTTTGCGGGCTTCCCCGTCACCGTAGAGGTGTTAAGTCGGTTCAAGGGTCGGAAGGAATCTACCGCGATTGTGAAAGGCCTCAAAGACGGCAGTGTAGACGTCGTGATTGGGACGCATCGCCTGCTCAATAAGACCATCCAATTTAAAGACCTCGGACTGCTCATTGTCGACGAAGAGCAGCGGTTTGGCGTTACCCACAAGGAACGCATCAAACAAATACGCACCAATGTAGACTGCCTGACATTGACTGCGACGCCGATTCCCCGCACACTGCACATGTCGCTTCTTGGTGTCCGGGATTTGTCTGTCATCGAGACGCCGCCAGAGAATCGTTTTCCGGTACAGACGTACGTTGTCGAACACAACGACGGTCTAATGCGCGAGGCGCTCGAGCGCGAACTCAACCGCGGCGGACAGGTCTATTACCTCTACAACCAGGTGCAGAGTATCCGTTCAATGGCAGATAGACTGGCGAAACTCGTTCCTGATGCACGGATTGCAGTCGCACACGGTCAGATGCCGGAGGAGGAACTCGAGCGCGTCATGCTCGATTTTCTCGAAGGAGAGATAGACGTTCTCGTCACGACCACCATCATCGAGACGGGACTTGACATTCCGAACGTGAACACACTGCTCGTGCATGATGCTGACAGGCTCGGACTCGCTCAGCTGTATCAACTGCGAGGACGTGTCGGCCGCTCCAATCGAATTGCCTATGCCTATTTCACATACCAACGCGACAAGGTTCTGACCGAAGTGGCAGAGAAGCGTCTGCAGGCGATTAAGGAGTTTACGGAACTGGGCAGCGGTTTCAAAATTGCCATGCGCGATCTCGCTATCCGCGGTGCCGGTAACCTGCTCGGCGCTGAACAGCACGGTTTCATCCATTCAGTTGGCTTTGACCTGTATAACGACATGTTGGCTGATGCGGTCAAGGAGATACGGGGTGAGCAGGAGAAAGCGGCACCTGAGCCCAGTATCGACCTGGCCCTGGAAGCATATCTGCCGGACGACTTTATTTCCAATCCGGCACAGAAAATCGCGATGTACAAGAAACTCAAGTTTGTGCGCAGCCCGGAGGCTGCGGCAGATGTGGAAGAGGAGCTTGAAGACCGCTACGGAGAGATGCCTGAACCTGTGTTGAACTTGCTTGATGTAACGCGTATGAAGAGCTATGCCATGCGCTACGGCATCGAAAGTATCGCCAATCACGGCGCAGAAACCGTAGTCCGCGTAAGGGCTTCAATGACGTCAAATTTAAACCACGGCGTGCTCTTTGGCATTGTGCTGCAACACAAGGGAGAATACAGAAAGCGCACGGACGGCACCGTGCAAATTACTTTCCGTACAAAAGGACTTTCCGACCGTGAACTCTGTCGCATGTTGGTTCGCTTCCTGGAGGCCTTTGGCGACGCACTAAACACAAAACAAGGAGTTGAACAGCTTGCGAAGTAA
- a CDS encoding DUF2757 family protein, translated as MRVEYWCKHCKHFVGSVDKPGWTERDVELHCGLSQLTRVERNESVAYNREHGVMAVQTVCDYCQQALESHPELLVEGKLLQ; from the coding sequence GTGCGCGTAGAATACTGGTGCAAGCACTGCAAACATTTCGTGGGGTCCGTCGACAAACCTGGGTGGACGGAACGGGACGTCGAACTTCACTGCGGCCTTTCGCAGTTGACCCGAGTGGAGAGAAACGAATCAGTAGCATATAATAGAGAACACGGCGTCATGGCTGTGCAGACAGTCTGTGATTACTGCCAGCAGGCGCTCGAGTCTCACCCTGAGTTGTTAGTCGAAGGAAAACTGTTACAGTAA
- a CDS encoding aminoacyl-tRNA hydrolase: MKVVVGLGNPGLKYHKTRHNVGFDVVDELARRYRVSLNKHQWQAVAGEIRVGQEKVILVKPQTFMNNSGLAVREVVQFFRELSPVTDLIVIYDDMDFPVGEYRLRERGSSGGHNGMKSIIAAVGTSEFPRVRLGIGRPAPEWTVIDHVLGTFSRADRKLIDQVVDKAADAIVFALEHNFSLAMNRFNGTASGPANGDEAQNV; the protein is encoded by the coding sequence TTGAAAGTCGTTGTCGGTCTGGGAAACCCAGGACTGAAGTACCATAAAACGAGGCATAATGTCGGTTTCGACGTTGTGGATGAACTGGCCCGTCGATATCGTGTCTCTCTCAACAAGCACCAGTGGCAGGCTGTGGCAGGAGAAATTCGGGTTGGACAGGAAAAAGTCATCCTCGTCAAACCGCAAACGTTCATGAACAACAGCGGACTTGCCGTACGAGAGGTCGTCCAGTTTTTCCGCGAGTTAAGTCCCGTGACCGACTTGATTGTCATCTACGATGATATGGATTTTCCAGTGGGTGAGTATCGACTGCGCGAGCGTGGCAGTTCCGGTGGACACAACGGAATGAAGTCCATCATTGCGGCGGTTGGGACATCTGAGTTTCCGCGCGTACGCCTCGGTATTGGGCGCCCAGCGCCCGAGTGGACCGTCATTGACCATGTGCTCGGAACCTTTTCGCGGGCAGACCGCAAGTTGATTGACCAGGTTGTCGATAAGGCCGCAGACGCCATCGTTTTTGCCCTAGAGCATAACTTTTCTCTGGCTATGAACCGCTTTAACGGCACTGCAAGTGGACCCGCGAATGGGGATGAAGCACAGAACGTGTAG
- a CDS encoding ribose-phosphate diphosphokinase: MSIDGELKIFTGNANPQLAQEIADHIGVELGECSVVRFKDGEVRINLAESVRGCNVFVVQSTSAPVNENLMELLIMLDALKRASARTINVLIPYYGYARQDRKARARDPITAKLVANLLQTAGANRVICMDLHAGQIQGFFDIPLDHLVGMPILANYFLTKNIDNPVVVSPDMGGVTRARALAERLGAPLAIIDKRRPDANVAEVMNIIGDIQGKTAILIDDMIDTAGTITLGAQALMDRGAKEVYACCIHPVLSGDGVDKLKHSPIKEVIVTNTIALPPEKRIDKISVLSVAELMAEAVMRVHTHRSISQLFD; this comes from the coding sequence TTGTCCATCGACGGCGAGTTGAAAATCTTTACGGGAAACGCCAACCCGCAGTTAGCGCAGGAGATTGCGGACCACATTGGTGTCGAGCTTGGGGAATGCTCCGTCGTGCGCTTTAAGGACGGCGAAGTCCGCATCAATCTCGCTGAGAGTGTGCGCGGCTGCAATGTGTTTGTTGTCCAATCAACATCCGCACCAGTCAATGAGAACCTGATGGAACTCCTTATCATGCTAGACGCGTTAAAGCGGGCATCTGCACGCACCATCAATGTACTCATTCCTTATTATGGATACGCACGGCAAGACCGTAAAGCCAGGGCCAGAGACCCCATCACTGCCAAGCTGGTGGCAAATCTCTTGCAGACTGCGGGTGCAAACCGGGTCATCTGTATGGACTTGCACGCCGGGCAGATTCAGGGGTTCTTCGATATCCCGCTAGACCACCTGGTCGGCATGCCCATCCTCGCCAACTACTTTTTGACGAAAAACATCGACAACCCGGTGGTTGTGTCACCTGACATGGGTGGTGTCACGCGCGCTCGTGCGCTTGCAGAACGTCTCGGTGCGCCGCTCGCAATTATTGATAAGCGCAGACCAGACGCCAATGTGGCAGAGGTCATGAATATCATCGGAGACATTCAGGGTAAGACCGCCATTTTGATTGACGACATGATTGATACCGCCGGAACGATTACGCTTGGCGCTCAGGCTCTGATGGACCGGGGCGCGAAGGAAGTTTACGCTTGCTGCATCCATCCCGTACTGTCTGGTGATGGCGTGGACAAGCTCAAGCACTCGCCCATCAAGGAAGTAATTGTGACCAACACCATTGCGCTGCCGCCAGAAAAACGGATCGACAAGATCTCGGTGTTGTCTGTCGCAGAATTGATGGCAGAAGCCGTCATGCGTGTGCATACGCACCGCTCCATCAGCCAGTTGTTTGACTAA
- the glmU gene encoding bifunctional UDP-N-acetylglucosamine diphosphorylase/glucosamine-1-phosphate N-acetyltransferase GlmU, with protein MGRSAIVLAAGLGTRMKSKRHKVLHEVCGKPMILHILDELDQLELDQVIVVVGQQREAVQALVGHRAEIAYQSEQLGTGHAVQAAVPLLRQDVETTIVLYGDAPLIRAQTISALLTEREQTHSAACVLTAKVVNPHGLGRVILDNQDHVERVVEEKDASAAEKQINLINTGIYAFDTMHLVRALARLQPDNAQGEYYLTDTLSILRDECQNVVSLQVEDADEIASVNDLVQLAEVERLMRRQICHSLMREGVTIVNPDHTYIGPNVKIGRDTVVYPGVILEGNTVIGEDCVIGSNTRLVDVVVHDRVRVEQSVVYESEIEESASVGPFAYIRPQSHIGARVKIGDFVEIKKSQIGEDTKISHLAYVGDAIVGKRVNIGCGVITVNYDGKDKHQTLIGDDSFVGSNVNLIAPLSIGDGAYLCAGSTITDEIPTDGFAIARTRQVTKADYVKSWRKSRIDKDSKDEEA; from the coding sequence GTGGGTAGAAGCGCCATCGTATTGGCTGCGGGACTTGGGACACGAATGAAGTCGAAACGTCACAAGGTGCTGCATGAAGTGTGTGGCAAACCTATGATCTTGCATATTCTCGATGAACTAGATCAATTAGAATTAGATCAAGTCATCGTTGTCGTTGGACAGCAGCGTGAGGCAGTGCAAGCTCTCGTTGGACATCGGGCGGAAATTGCATACCAATCGGAACAGCTCGGGACGGGACATGCTGTGCAGGCTGCAGTTCCACTGTTGCGTCAGGACGTCGAAACGACGATTGTTCTGTATGGAGACGCACCTCTGATTCGCGCACAAACAATTTCTGCTTTGTTGACCGAGCGCGAACAGACGCACAGTGCAGCTTGTGTACTCACCGCCAAGGTTGTCAATCCTCATGGGCTCGGACGAGTCATTCTCGACAATCAAGACCATGTCGAGAGGGTTGTGGAGGAAAAGGACGCCTCCGCAGCTGAGAAGCAAATTAATCTGATTAACACAGGCATCTACGCATTCGACACCATGCACCTCGTTCGCGCGCTGGCGCGGCTGCAACCGGACAACGCACAGGGCGAGTATTACCTTACAGACACTTTGTCGATTTTGCGCGACGAATGTCAAAACGTAGTGTCTTTGCAGGTCGAGGACGCGGACGAAATTGCCAGCGTGAACGATCTCGTTCAGTTGGCTGAGGTTGAGCGCCTGATGCGCCGCCAAATTTGCCACAGTCTGATGCGCGAGGGCGTAACCATTGTCAATCCGGACCATACCTATATTGGACCAAACGTGAAAATCGGCCGCGATACGGTCGTATATCCAGGCGTCATCCTTGAAGGGAACACCGTCATTGGAGAAGACTGTGTCATCGGATCGAACACGCGCTTAGTCGACGTGGTTGTTCACGACCGGGTGAGGGTTGAACAGTCTGTGGTGTATGAGAGCGAGATCGAGGAATCGGCATCTGTAGGACCGTTCGCTTACATTCGTCCGCAATCACACATTGGAGCCCGTGTGAAAATTGGCGACTTTGTCGAGATTAAGAAAAGCCAAATCGGTGAAGATACAAAGATCAGTCATCTCGCTTACGTTGGTGATGCAATTGTAGGTAAACGTGTCAATATCGGATGCGGCGTGATTACCGTAAATTACGACGGTAAAGACAAGCATCAGACCTTAATTGGCGATGACAGTTTTGTCGGATCGAACGTCAACTTGATTGCTCCGTTGTCCATCGGCGATGGTGCGTATTTGTGCGCAGGTTCCACAATCACCGATGAAATCCCGACCGATGGCTTTGCGATTGCAAGGACTAGGCAGGTCACCAAGGCTGACTATGTGAAGTCGTGGCGCAAGAGTCGGATTGATAAAGATTCCAAGGACGAGGAGGCGTAG
- the spoVG gene encoding septation regulator SpoVG, producing the protein MQITDVRLRRVNSEGRMKAIASITIDSEFVVHDIRVIDGNNGMFVAMPSKKTPDGEFRDIAHPISSATRQKIQDAVLDEYYRADVEEPSA; encoded by the coding sequence ATGCAAATTACGGATGTGAGACTTCGTCGTGTGAATAGCGAAGGTCGAATGAAGGCGATTGCATCAATCACGATTGACAGCGAGTTTGTGGTGCATGATATTCGTGTCATCGATGGGAATAACGGAATGTTTGTTGCAATGCCAAGCAAAAAAACACCGGATGGTGAGTTCCGCGATATTGCTCACCCGATTTCGTCTGCGACACGGCAAAAAATACAAGATGCCGTACTAGACGAGTACTATCGCGCTGACGTCGAAGAACCAAGTGCCTAA
- a CDS encoding RidA family protein, with amino-acid sequence MESIATNKAPAAIGPYAQAVTAGQFVYTSGQIPLRPDGSFVDGSIEDQVAQVLTNLDAVLEAAGCQRSDVVKATIFMTNLADFDKVNQAYGRFFGDHRPARSTVQVAGLPKGAQVEIELVALRQ; translated from the coding sequence ATTGAATCTATCGCGACCAACAAGGCACCTGCTGCCATCGGACCGTACGCCCAAGCTGTGACGGCAGGACAGTTTGTGTACACCTCTGGGCAGATTCCGCTGCGTCCCGACGGATCATTTGTGGACGGTTCCATTGAGGACCAAGTCGCCCAGGTCCTGACGAACCTCGATGCAGTGCTTGAAGCGGCGGGATGCCAGCGAAGTGACGTGGTGAAGGCCACCATCTTTATGACGAACCTTGCTGATTTCGACAAAGTCAACCAGGCCTACGGCAGATTCTTCGGCGATCATCGCCCAGCACGCTCCACCGTCCAAGTCGCCGGCCTACCTAAGGGCGCTCAGGTTGAAATTGAGCTTGTTGCCCTAAGGCAGTAG
- the purR gene encoding pur operon repressor has protein sequence MRRSERLIGLTKHLLDRPNQAVSLSEIQGLLEAAKSSLSEDVGFIRQALENLQQGTVQTISGAAGGVRYVPRLSDADRDAFSAEMVERLSDPSRMLAGGFVYMSDILGDPLVIDSVGRLFAEAFVTSGVDVVVTVETKGIPLAVATAHYLHCPIAIVRREHRVTDGSVVSVHYVSGSNRRIQSMSISKRAMPDFARALVVDDFMKAGATCKAVVGLLAEFQATVVGTAVFAATAEPLQKLVDDYKALFEVSGLEEGRVPLVRPTVF, from the coding sequence ATGCGGCGATCAGAGCGGCTGATTGGACTCACGAAGCACTTGCTGGATCGGCCGAATCAGGCTGTCTCTCTATCGGAAATACAAGGATTGCTTGAAGCGGCAAAGTCGTCATTGAGCGAAGATGTGGGCTTTATTCGGCAGGCCCTCGAAAACCTGCAGCAAGGCACCGTTCAAACGATATCCGGTGCCGCCGGCGGGGTTCGCTATGTGCCGCGCCTGTCCGATGCGGACAGAGATGCATTCTCCGCTGAAATGGTGGAACGCCTCTCAGACCCGTCACGCATGCTGGCAGGCGGCTTTGTCTATATGTCAGATATCCTTGGCGATCCGCTCGTCATCGACTCTGTCGGCCGCCTGTTTGCGGAAGCCTTCGTAACGAGTGGCGTGGACGTGGTCGTGACGGTCGAGACAAAGGGAATTCCCCTCGCGGTTGCAACCGCACATTACCTGCATTGTCCCATCGCAATCGTGCGCCGCGAACATCGAGTGACGGACGGGTCGGTGGTGAGCGTGCATTACGTCAGCGGATCGAACCGGCGAATCCAGAGTATGTCCATTTCAAAACGAGCCATGCCGGACTTCGCGAGGGCCCTTGTAGTCGATGATTTTATGAAGGCTGGAGCGACGTGCAAAGCTGTGGTCGGATTGCTCGCTGAGTTTCAGGCAACAGTGGTGGGAACTGCAGTGTTTGCGGCCACAGCTGAGCCACTGCAGAAGCTGGTGGATGATTACAAGGCCCTGTTTGAAGTGTCGGGTCTTGAAGAAGGCAGAGTGCCTCTGGTCCGCCCGACCGTATTCTGA